One genomic window of Coffea eugenioides isolate CCC68of chromosome 1, Ceug_1.0, whole genome shotgun sequence includes the following:
- the LOC113759734 gene encoding putative disease resistance protein RGA3, with product MADAAVSATIQVALQAVISLAADHVNLAREFPEELEKLDKSAAMIRGFLAGADENKHSPVVQNWLKQLEEEVFKADNVLDELNYENLRRKVKYQNQPMKKKVLFCFSFFNKIGFRWRLGSMIREINTNLESIHQNAEHLGLVPKLQVEEASRATTSRQTDSIIVRSDVLGRDEDESEIVKKLLAESESVISVIPITGMGGLGKTTLAKAVYKNEQIVGHFDQTMWVCVAEKVDRIEVVFKMILKSLTDEEIEGDRREEIVKKIQHELKEKRYFLVLDDLWNDQEVLLDDFFSTLAGLNAKKGSWCLVTSRLQEVATILSRHPQINFTRHELGRLCEDDCWSIMKKRANVEEELPKELEDMREQVLRRCDGLPLAAKLIGGLLSKKRKEDWLSILEESLLNGDQGGIEQIVKVSFDHLSPAPVKKCFAYCSIFDQDTELEQDPLVELWMAEGFLQPDSQNERMMEKIGCEYLRILLQTSLLEEVKEEWGTWYKMHDLVHDFAKSILNRNCSNQDRYLAVYSSERMVETINAKTSASLRTLFLKGGIADDMLSKFKYLHVLKLFGADAKELPNSVVCKH from the exons ATGGCTGATGCTGCTGTTAGTGCTACCATTCAGGTTGCGTTGCAGGCGGTTATTTCCCTTGCCGCTGATCATGTTAATCTGGCTCGTGAATTCCCAGAGGAGCTGGAGAAACTCGACAAATCTGCTGCAATGATCCGAGGCTTCTTGGCTGGTGCCGACGAGAACAAGCATAGCCCAGTGGTGCAAAATTGGCTCAAGCAGCTGGAAGAAGAGGTTTTCAAAGCTGACAATGTGCTGGACGAGCTCAACTATGAGAATCTTCGTCGGAAGGTGAAGTATCAAAATCAACCCATGAAAAAGAAGGTACTCTTCTGTTTTTCATTCTTTAATAAAATTGGTTTTCGTTGGAGGTTGGGTTCAATGATCAGGGAGATCAACACGAACCTTGAAAGCATCCATCAGAATGCCGAACATCTGGGACTGGTCCCCAAGCTCCAAGTTGAAGAAGCATCTAGAGCCACAACAAGCCGACAGACCGACTCTATTATTGTTCGAAGTGATGTCCTAGGAAGAGACGAGGATGAATCAGAAATAGTCAAGAAGTTGTTGGCCGAATCTGAAAGTGTTATTTCAGTTATTCCCATAACTGGCATGGGTGGTTTAGGCAAAACAACTCTGGCTAAAGCCGTttacaaaaatgaacaaattgttGGACATTTTGACCAAACAATGTGGGTTTGTGTGGCTGAAAAAGTAGATAGAATCGAGGTGGTCTTCAAAATGATTCTAAAATCGTTAACGGATGAAGAGATTGAAGGGGATCGTAGGGAGGAAATAGTTAAAAAAATTCAGCATGAACTCAAGGAAAAAAGATATTTCCTTGTTCTTGATGATTTGTGGAATGATCAAGAAGTATTGTTGGATGACTTTTTCAGCACTTTGGCGGGACTCAATGCGAAGAAAGGGAGCTGGTGTCTTGTTACTTCTCGTCTGCAAGAAGTGGCAACTATTCTGTCTAGACATCCGCAGATCAATTTTACTCGCCATGAGCTGGGAAGGCTATGCGAGGATGATTGCTGGTCTATCATGAAAAAAAGGGCAAATGTAGAGGAAGAATTACCAAAAGAATTGGAAGACATGAGGGAGCAAGTTTTAAGAAGATGTGACGGTCTACCTTTGGCAGCAAAGTTAATTGGAGGTTTGTTatctaaaaagagaaaagaggatTGGCTATCTATTTTGGAGGAGAGCCTGTTGAATGGAGATCAGGGTGGGATCGAGCAAATAGTTAAGGTGAGTTTTGATCATCTGTCACCTGCACCGGTTAAGAAATGTTTTGCATATTGCTCAATCTTTGATCAAGATACTGAATTGGAACAAGATCCACTAGTTGAGCTTTGGATGGCTGAAGGCTTTCTTCAACCGGATTCCCAAAATGAAAGAATGATGGAGAAAATAGGATGTGAGTATTTGAGAATTTTGCTGCAAACTTCCTTATTGGAAGAAGTAAAAGAGGAGTGGGGAacatggtataaaatgcatgacCTTGTGCATGATTTTGCAAAATCAATTTTGAACCGTAACTGCAGCAATCAGGACCGTTACCTTGCAGTATACTCATCCGAAAGAATGGTAGAAACCATCAATGCAAAAACATCAGCATCACTTCGCACATTATTTCTGAAGGGTGGCATAGCTGATGATATGTTATCAAAGTTCAAATACTTGCATGTCCTAAAATTGTTTGGAGCAGATGCCAAAGAGTTGCCAAACTCCGTTG TTTGCAAACACTGA
- the LOC113750357 gene encoding putative disease resistance protein RGA4, producing the protein MLVDGFPKKMSNLISMRHLHYDDDDTGREIQMPSGIGRLTCLQTLKFFNIGRQEEGRGIQELGTLEDLKGFLEIRNLELVNGKDDAELANLSRKPNLYRLVFEWGNRDRESNKCDENVLEGLQPHPNLKELQILKFMGDQFPQWFMNLTLTSLVELRVEDCTRCRELPALGQLSSLQHLYLTGLENIRSIGLSFYSTSAEEGGGSGGSSTISRQTFFPALKILSLESMQNLEEWKDAHEMMDVFPVLEKLYISDCPKLTTIPTPSRFPSLVVLNIKGNCHVLLAEKVLSNIANLSSLKLRGGRQCIESLNLVRRPESSLSIDGCDSLPTDTLERLYLFPTLQRVELRSADNITTLRGMSCAASLKRLRVLCCENLRELPEDLYQFQALKDLMTWSCPRIDSFGYPNPKNSFGQKGLLKSLEEFTVVGCDALTRLPVEMFESCTSLRGLTLVDCRSLVSFPLDLRRTPSLESFWLRGCPNLIAEMPSGFGYLTSLRKVLIGPFSDYSAIEFDWAGLASASSLRHVFLNGMHDTKSLPHQLQDLTTITLLHLENFGAVEALPDWLGNLASLDELILWGCQKLEYLPFVDAMERLKLRRLEIRGCPLLERRCTPESGSEWPKISNIPERMSDYKSF; encoded by the coding sequence ATGCTTGTAGACGGTTTTCCAAAGAAGATGAGCAATCTGATTAGCATGAGACATCTTCactatgatgatgatgatacaGGACGCGAAATCCAAATGCCATCCGGGATTGGACGATTGACTTGTCTTCAAACATTGAAGTTCTTTAACATAGGTCGTCAAGAGGAAGGTCGTGGTATCCAAGAGCTTGGAACCTTGGAAGATCTTAAAGGCTTCTTGGAGATCAGAAATCTTGAATTAGTAAATGGCAAAGATGATGCTGAACTGGCGAACCTATCTAGAAAGCCAAATCTGTATCGGTTGGTATTTGAGTGGGGCAATAGGGATCGGGAAAGTAATAAATGCGATGAAAATGTGTTGGAAGGCCTCCAACCTCACCCAAATTTAAAAGAGTTACAAATTTTGAAGTTCATGGGTGATCAGTTCCCACAATGGTTCATGAATTTGACATTGACATCACTGGTGGAGTTGCGGGTGGAGGATTGCACAAGATGCAGAGAACTCCCTGCACTAGGACAGCTGTCATCCCTCCAACATCTATATCTGACTGGATTGGAAAACATAAGAAGCATTGGGCTTTCATTCTACAGTACAAGTGCTGAGGAGGGCGGCGGATCAGGAGGTTCAAGCACTATTAGCAGACAAACATTCTTTCCAGCCCTTAAAATTCTCTCTCTTGAAAGCATGCAAAATTTGGAAGAGTGGAAGGATGCACACGAAATGATGGATGTGTTTCCCGTGCTGGAAAAGCTGTATATTAGTGATTGCCCCAAACTGACCACCATTCCAACTCCAAGTCGTTTCCCAAGTCTTGTTGTATTGAATATAAAAGGGAATTGCCATGTTTTGCTGGCAGAAAAGGTTTTGAGCAATATAGCCAATCTCTCGTCCCTTAAATTAAGGGGTGGTCGCCAATGCATCGAGTCTCTAAATTTAGTGAGACGGCCAGAGAGCAGCTTGAGTATTGATGGCTGTGACAGTCTACCCACTGACACGCTTGAGCGGCTCTATCTTTTTCCAACTCTTCAGCGTGTAGAATTGAGGTCTGCCGATAATATAACAACATTAAGAGGAATGAGTTGCGCCGCTTCTCTTAAGAGATTGAGAGTCCTTTGTTGTGAGAATTTACGGGAGTTGCCAGAAGATCTTTATCAATTTCAAGCTTTAAAGGACTTGATGACATGGAGTTGCCCGAGAATTGATTCATTTGGATATCCAAATCCTAAAAATTCATTTGGACAGAAAGGCCTCCTTAAGTCTCTTGAGGAATTTACTGTCGTTGGGTGCGATGCATTAACAAGATTACCAGTGGAGATGTTCGAGTCGTGTACGTCTCTCCGAGGGCTGACTTTGGTCGATTGCCGCAGTCTGGTCTCCTTTCCCCTTGATTTGCGACGAACCCCTTCTCTCGAGAGCTTCTGGTTACGGGGGTGTCCCAACTTGATTGCTGAGATGCCTAGTGGATTTGGCTATCTTACCAGCTTAAGGAAAGTGCTGATTGGTCCCTTCTCAGATTACTCTGCAATCGAATTTGATTGGGCTGGATTAGCATCTGCATCATCACTCCGGCACGTGTTTTTGAATGGAATGCATGACACGAAATCTCTGCCACATCAGCTTCAAGACTTGACTACCATCACATTACTACATCTAGAAAACTTCGGAGCAGTCGAAGCCTTACCAGATTGGCTTGGGAACCTTGCGTCTCTTGATGAGCTAATTCTGTGGGGTTGCCAAAAGCTTGAATATTTACCCTTCGTAGATGCCATGGAACGCCTCAAATTAAGACGTCTGGAAATTCGTGGTTGTCCTCTATTAGAACGAAGATGCACTCCTGAAAGCGGCTCCGAGTGGCCCAAGATCTCTAATATTCCGGAGCGTATGAGTGATTATAAGTCTTTCTGA